One genomic segment of Oncorhynchus mykiss isolate Arlee chromosome 10, USDA_OmykA_1.1, whole genome shotgun sequence includes these proteins:
- the LOC110534147 gene encoding pinopsin — protein MVVESGNLNFSTDDSSGTNLSPKDSVRDTLTSRQSDLGRTGHTVVAVFLGVIFLLGFLSNLFVLLVFARFQVLRTPINLILLNISVSDMLVCIFGTPFSFAASLYGRWLIGAHGCKWYGFANSLFGIVSLVSLAILSYERYSTILCYTKADPSDYKKAWLAIAGAWLYSLVWTVPPFFGWSSYGPEGPGTTCSVQWHQRSSGNISYVTCLFIFCLLLPLLLMMFCYGKILFAIRGVAKINQSSAQRRETHVLVMVVSMVSCYLLCWMPYGVVALLATFGQVGLVSPTTSIVPSILAKSSTFLNPVIYGLLNNQFYRCFLAFMSCGSEAAGSHTLHTLPSSRVVGPNGNSPAPEEPGTREPLDGSGTSSKTQTRGQQREKRDLVLVVHYTP, from the exons ATGGTGGTTGAGAGCGGCAACTTAAATTTTAGCACCGATGACAGCTCCGGGACGAACCTCAGCCCGAAAGACAGTGTCCGCGACACTCTCACGTCCAGACAGTCCGACCTCGGCAGGACAGGGCACACAGTGGTAGCCGTGTTTCTCGGTGTCATTTTCCTGTTAGGATTCCTCAGCAATTTATTCGTCCTTCTCGTCTTTGCGCGGTTTCAGGTGCTGAGGACGCCCATCAATCTCATCCTGCTCAACATCAGTGTGAGCGACATGCTGGTGTGTATCTTCGGAACTCCCTTTAGTTTTGCCGCGAGCCTCTATGGCAGATGGCTCATTGGAGCCCACGGGTGCAAATGGTACGGTTTCGCCAACTCGCTTTTCG GCATCGTTTCTCTAGTATCCCTGGCAATCCTCTCCTACGAGCGCTACTCCACCATATTGTGTTACACAAAGGCTGACCCGTCTGACTACAAGAAGGCCTGGCTGGCTATCGCGGGCGCCTGGCTCTACTCCTTGGTGTGGACGGTGCCACCTTTCTTTGGCTGGAGCAGCTACGGTCCAGAGGGGCCAGGCACCACGTGCTCAGTGCAGTGGCACCAGCGCTCTTCTGGGAACATCTCCTATGTCACCTGCCTCTTCATCTTCTGCCTCCTGCTTCCCCTGCTGCTCATGATGTTCTGCTATGGGAAGATCCTCTTTGCCATCCGTGGG GTAGCCAAAATCAACCAGTCGTCTGCACAGCGGCGGGAGACCCATGTGTTGGTGATGGTTGTCTCCATGGTGTCCTGCTACCTGCTGTGCTGGATGCCCTACGGGGTGGTGGCTCTGCTGGCCACCTTCGGCCAGGTTGGCCTGGTCAGCCCCACCACAAGCATTGTCCCCTCCATCCTTGCCAAAAGTAGCACCTTTCTCAACCCTGTCATATATGGGCTTTTAAATAACCAG TTCTACAGGTGCTTCCTGGCCTTCATGAGCTGTGGGTCAGAGGCAGCAGGCAGCCACACACTCCACACCCTGCCGAGCAGCCGAGTGGTTGGCCCTAATGGCAACTCTCCAGCCCCAGAGGAGCCTGGTACACGCGAGCCTCTGGACGGCAGTGGGACCTCCTCGAAGACTCAGACACGTggccagcagagagagaaacGTGACCTGGTCCTGGTTGTGCACTACACCCCTTGA
- the LOC110534146 gene encoding zinc finger protein ZIC 3 — MTKLVDDGAQFSALVVGGVGIPRQHEPGDNDVRLGISPYGETSHFAAFNFIAPAQKSQLIPQVSGYAAALGSHCGGHIGSHGYRAIDSRNITFTYRTPDIADSAARDTRHGFLSRTATGSVRIPPRISENRAHTLFSSIGEQSAFPNGYMANSRAHLGTRGDIFVGADPHQPVSSPHPHFSDTQLHFDHNVDMGMRVTTQTGHGAFFRYMRQHSKQDVTCKWIDANQTNQLQKTCGKMFCCMSELVTHVSMDHVRGPDQSLHTCFWEDCPREGKSFKAKYKLVNHIRVHTGEKPFNCPFHGCGKMFARSENLKIHKRIHTGEKPFKCEFEGCDRRFANSSDRKKHMHVHTSDKPYICKLCDKAYTHPSSLRKHSKVHKSQTSENSPTGTSGYESSTPPAPCRPTSSTIKDSTETSMLLVKRHKSIFKEDLSTDLVEWYV, encoded by the exons ATGACCAAGCTAGTTGACGATGGTGCGCAATTCTCCGCGCTTGTTGTCGGGGGCGTTGGAATACCAAGACAACATGAACCGGGGGACAACGACGTTCGGTTAGGGATCAGCCCGTATGGAGAGACCTCTCACTTCGCAGCCTTCAATTTCATTGCCCCCGCACAGAAGTCCCAGTTAATTCCCCAAGTCTCCGGATACGCAGCTGCGCTAGGAAGCCACTGCGGAGGGCACATCGGTTCACATGGATACAGAGCTATCGATTCCAGGAATATTACGTTTACCTATCGCACTCCAGACATTGCCGATTCCGCAGCAAGAGATACTCGACACGGATTTTTAAGCCGCACCGCAACAGGAAGTGTGCGAATTCCCCCAAGGATCTCTGAAAACCGAGCGCACACTCTCTTTTCATCTATAGGTGAACAGAGCGCATTCCCAAATGGATACATGGCGAATAGCAGGGCGCATTTGGGTACACGGGGAGACATATTCGTGGGAGCAGATCCGCATCAACCTGTCTCGAGCCCGCACCCGCATTTCAGTGATACCCAGCTCCACTTTGATCACAATGTGGACATGGGCATGAGAGTGACAACACAGACTGGTCACGGTGCTTTCTTTCGATACATGCGACAGCACTCTAAGCAGGATGTCACTTGTAAATGGATAGATGCGAATCAGACGAATCAACTCCAAAAAACCTGCGGCAAGATGTTTTGCTGTATGTCCGAGCTGGTTACGCACGTCTCCATGGATCACGTCCGCGGTCCAGACCAGAGTCTGCATACTTGCTTTTGGGAGGATTGTCCGAGAGAAGGCAAATCTTTTAAAGCGAAGTATAAATTAGTCAACCACATTCGTGTACACACTGGAGAAAAGCCATTCAATTGCCCCTTTCATGGCTGTGGGAAAATGTTTGCCAGGTCGGAAAATTTGAAAATACATAAAAGGATTCATACGG GTGAGAAGCCCTTCAAATGCGAATTCGAAGGCTGCGACAGGCGGTTCGCAAATAGCAGCGACAGAAAAAAACACATGCACGTTCATACCTCAGACAAGCCATACATCTGCAAGCTGTGCGACAAGGCCTACACTCATCCCAGCTCTCTGAGGAAACACTCGAAG GTTCACAAATCTCAAACCTCCGAGAACTCCCCAACGGGAACGTCTGGATATGAGTCGTCCACGCCACCAGCTCCGTGTAGACCTACATCCTCAACCATCAAAGACTCGACAGAAACATCCATGCTGCTGGTCAAGCGTCATAAGTCAATATTTAAAGAGGATCTCTCAACCGATTTGGTTGAATGGTACGTTTGA